One segment of Thermococcus sp. AM4 DNA contains the following:
- a CDS encoding UPF0147 family protein has translation MSELIQQIVQVLKEQVVQDTVVPRNIRRAAEQAIEVLLDESKEPAVRAADAIAILEEISEDPNMPMHTRTIIWEVLGALEQVK, from the coding sequence ATGAGCGAGCTGATTCAGCAGATCGTGCAGGTTCTCAAGGAGCAGGTCGTCCAGGACACCGTCGTTCCAAGGAACATCAGGAGAGCTGCCGAACAGGCGATAGAGGTTCTCCTCGACGAGAGCAAGGAGCCGGCCGTCAGGGCGGCCGACGCCATAGCCATTCTCGAGGAGATTAGCGAGGACCCGAACATGCCCATGCACACGAGGACCATAATCTGGGAGGTCCTCGGAGCACTCGAGCAG